The Cyclobacterium amurskyense genome contains the following window.
TGACTCAAGAAGACTTACTAATATAAGGTACAATGATTATAATTATAAAGGAGGCCCTTTACAAAGCTATACCCTACGTACCCAAGATGAAGATGAGAAAGAGCCAAATTCAGAATTTAACCTGACTTACAAAAGAAGTTTTGAGCAAAGTGGTCATGTATTGACTGGTTCAGTTACCTATCTAGACTATTGGGAAAATTCTGACCAAGTTTACACACAGGATGGCTACACTCCTGCCGGAGCCCCTATTTCCGGAGCCTCCTTTTACCAAACTTCTCTAAATGATGAATTTGACAGACAGTGGCTATTCCAACTAGATTATACCAAACCAATTGGTAAAGAAGGGAATTTCGAATCTGGATTCAGGAGTAGTTTTCGAAACATGGAAAATGATTTTATTGTAAGCCAAAGACAAGAATCTGGAGAATTTGAAGCACTTCCGGGATTGGATGACATTTTTCTTTACGATGAAAACATCCATGCGGCATATGCCATTTTGGGTAACAAGCACGAGAAGTTTACCTACCAAGGAGGACTACGCGCAGAGTACACGGATGTTACTACCACATTGGTAACTTCAAATGAAATCAACCCTAGAGATTATGCCAACCTTTTTCCTTCCGCCCACTTTACCTATAACCTAAGCCAAGATGACGCTTTTCAGGTAAGTTACAGTCGTAGGATTAGAAGGCCTGTTTATAATGATCTCAGCCCTTTCATGACGTTCTCAGATGCCAGAAACTTCTTTAGCGGTAATCCTGACCTTAACCCAGAATATACCGATGCATTTGAACTTGGGCATATTAAATACATGGATAAGGGCTCCATATTTTCAACCGTTTACTATAGGGATACCAAAGATAAAATCGAAAGAATCAGAAGTGTAGATGAAGAAGGAAACTCAACTACTATACCTGAAAATCTAATCGGAGAACAATCCATGGGCTTTGAATTCACAACTGATTATATCCCTGTGGAATGGTGGAAATTAGACGCCAATTTCAACTTTTTCTATGCGAAGATAGATGGCAGCAATGTCTTGGATACCTACACTGCAGAAACCTATTCTTGGTTTACCAGACTTACTAGCCGATTTACTTTTGCTAATGGATTAGACATTCAGGTTAGGGGGAATTATGAAGGCCGAAGAAAGGTGGCTCAAGGAGTTCAAAAAGCCATTTCTTACATGGACATTTCTGCAAGTAAAGACATAATGAAGGGTAGAGGTACATTGATTCTCAATGTTCTTGATGTCTTTAACTCCAGGAGAAACAGGTACATATTTGAAGGGCCAGGCTTTACTACAATAGGTGATGTCTTCCCTAGGAAAAGGCAAATCAACCTGACATTAAATTACAGAATCAAACAGTCCAAATCCCAAAGCAAATCAACCTTAATGGGTTCCGAATAAGGGGTATTACCAAAGGGCAATTCACTAAGTTATTGCCCTTTGGTAAAATTTCATAGAAGATTAATTACTAAAATCTCAAGCAAGCTACACTTCCTGACGCTATATACTCAATGGTACAGAGTCAGGAAAAAAATTCATTTGGCCATTCGTTTCACTTCCTGATGCCGATAGCATTGCACCAAATGGTCATTGATAATCCCTGTGGCTTGCATATGGGCATAAATAGTTGTGCTTCCTAAAAATTTAAACCCATACCTTTTAAGTTCCTTGGCTATTTTATTAGACAGTTCAGTAGTGGAGGGAACTTCCTCCATATTATTCCATGCATTTTGCACTGGTTTACCATCTACAAAATCCAACATAAACCCTGTAAAAGTTCCATATTTAGATTGAACCTCCATAAACCTTCTGGCATTGTTTACAGCTGCTTCAATTTTCAATCTATTCCTGACAATACTTGGATCTTTGGTCAATTCAGTAATTTTATCTTCGGAAAATTCCGCCACTTTTTGATAATCAAAACTTTCAAAGGCTTTAGCATATCCAGCCCGTTTTTTCAGAATAGTCGCCCAACTCAGCCCGGCCTGGGCACTTTCCAAAATCAGAAACTCAAAATGGGTTCGGTCACTGTATACAGGCACCCCCCATTCCTCATCATGATACCTTATATAATCTTCAAATCCAAGACACCAAGGGCAACGGAATTTTTGAGTTTGGTCATGTTTATAATCGTTCATAACACTTCAGGTTTTTTTATAGGCTACAATACTTAATGGATAAAATATTAAATCAACCTGATTTATCAATTCAATAAATCAGATTGCTCCCAAAAAACAATGTGGCCTCCGACTCATTTACCTAAACCATCATTAAATGTCTTTCACTACTTCTTTTTTCGGCATTTTAATACTCCACATCCCCCTTAAATCACCAACTTTAAAATCAATAGCTTTGTCCTCGGGATACAAACTATTGATTTTTTCTAGTGTTGATTCATTGATTTCTTTCCCTGGTTCACCATGACAGTTTAGACAAAGCCCATTAGGAATAGTGATGGCTTTGGTATATAATAAAGTTTGCCCATCGTCCAATTTCTGGATATTGGCATGATTGTCAACATTATTATTGACATTATACGCATAAGCATCGAGCAATTCTAATTCCTTTTCATTGGGACTATTTTGTGGATTCCGGTTCTTGACAGATACCCTTCTAATATTGACCTTGTATTTATCGGCTACTTTTTTTGTAATCTTCAAGGCTTCTGTATTGCAAAAACCAACAGCCTCTTCTGCTCCATTTTCTTCAATTGCTTTTTGTAAAACCCCCATAAGTTCCTTTTGAGCGGCCATACTTATCTCATCACCCCATTCCATGGCATGCTCTGTAATTTCAGCTTCTCCCAATTTTTTAACTTCATTGGCTTTATTAACCTCTTCCACGAGATCCCTATCGATTTTCTTTCCGTCATTACAACTTCCAAAACCAATAGCCAATAAGAGACCGAACGAAAACAATCTGTATTTTACTTTCATCATCAATCCAATTTTGTTTTACTATTAAATATAAGGACTATTCCATTAAAAAGATTCAAAAAAACCAAAAACGAACAGCCACTGATGCAAAAGAATAGAGCAGCAGACATAAATAATTTATTTTAGGTCATTCACAATAGTGATCCTATAAAAAACTTGGTTCTTTTCTGATTCAGAAGGGTGGAAAATGAGATTCTAAATTTATATAAAGTAGTCCCAATTTGCACTTAATTTAACCCGGATTATGTAATAGGATTTCTCCGTCCTGACAATAGTCAGGGGTGAAGCCTGTCCCGTGTTTACGGAAAGTGTTGCAATCGCAAGAAAATCAGGCTGTTTGGAGATTTTAGCATAGCACCGCTATGGTGAAATTGAAAACAGCAACGAAGTGGCTGATTTTGAAGCGATTTCAGCATGTAATAGATTGTCTATTGCATATTTCGGGTTTAAGCACAAGGAGTAAAGAAATAAAGGAAACTGCCCTCATCAGCTTTCAAACAGAACAACTTACCTCTTAAAAAGAAACACTCCTATCAATCTAAAAGGTCTTTTTCAAGAGTCAAGCGTATAAAATAATTCTGTGTCGGGTATTCATCAACAATATTGCTTAATTTTGCCCCTCAAATAGAACAACCATGCTGGACAAACTGGAAGCAATTAAAGATAGATTTGAGGAGGTTTCACAACTAATCATCCAACCGGATGTAATGAGTGACATGGGAAACTACACCAAATTATCAAAGGAATACAAGGATCTGGAAAAAGTCGTTGCGGCCTACGATAGCTATCGCCTCACGCTTGATAATATTGAAAGCACTAAGTCAATATTAGAAAAAGAAAAAGATCCAGAGTTCCGAGAAATGGCCAAGATGGAATGGGAGGAATTGAAAAACCAGAAGGATGAGATGGAGGAAGATCTCCGGAAGATGTTAATTCCGAAAGACCCGAACGACTCTAAGGATTGTATTCTTGAAATCCGTAGTGGAACAGGTGGAGATGAGGCAGCCATCTTTGCGGGTGACCTTTTTAGGATGTACGAAAGGTTTTGTGAAAAACAAAACTGGAATCTTACTGTACTTGATTTGACGTTTGGAACCTCTGGAGGTTATAAAGAAATCATTAGCTCTGTTTCTGGAGCAGATGTATATGGCATGTTAAAATATGAGTCAGGTGTTCATCGTGTGCAGCGGGTTCCGGCCACAGAAACACAGGGAAGGGTACACACCTCCGCCGCAACGGTTGCCGTTTTGCCTGAAATGGAAGATGTGGACGTAGAAATAGACATGAACGAAGTAAGAAAAGACACCTATTGCTCCTCAGGACCAGGGGGACAATCTGTCAACACCACTTACTCCGCCGTTAGGTTAACCCACGAACCTTCGGGAATAGTTGTTACCTGCCAAGATCAAAAATCACAAATAAAAAACTTTGAAAAGGCACTTAAGGTATTAAGATCAAGGATATATGAAATAGAATTGGCCAAGCACAATGAGGCAGTAGGTGCCCAAAGAAGATCCATGGTGGGTAGTGGAGACCGATCGGATAAGATAAGGACTTACAATTATCCTCAAAGTAGGGTTACCGATCATAGGATTAACAAAACAGTATACAACCTTCCAGAAGTCATGGAAGGCAGTATAGAAGACTTCATAAGTGCCCTTCGTTTTGCGGAAAATGCAGAGAAAATGAAAGGTGGAGGAATGGAAGATTAATCCGAAAATAGCCTAAAACAAACGATTGTATAATTTCACTAATAAATTAAGGATAGGAGAATGAGAATCAATTCTCCTGCTATTTTACTTAACTTAGAAGCATAGCCTTCAACCCTTATAGGAAAAGGCTAAATTTAACCCGGATTATGTAATAGGATTTCTCCGTCCTGACACCAATAGTCAGAGGTGAAGCCTGTCCCGTGTTTACGGGAAGTGTTGCAATCGCAAGAAAATCAGGCTGTTTGGAGATTTTAGCATAGCACCGCTATGGTGAAATTGAAAACAGCAACGAAGTGGCTGATTTTGAAGCGATTTCAGCACGTAATAGATTGTCTATTGCATATTTCGGGTTTAAGCAGATTGCTGTTTTTTTCACTTCAACTAAGCACGCAAATTCACTACTAATGAAGGTATAAGACAAGCATTTTTCAAGTCCTATACCTCCACTTAAAGCACCAATATTTTCCTTTTAAACTCGCTGGTTCTTGTTCTAATAATTAACACGTGAAGTCCTTTAGGTAAGTTATTGATAAAATACACAAATTGACCTTCGTTGGTTGGCACCTCTTTGATTTTTAGGCCCATCGCATTATAAACCCCTATATAATTTACCCCTGCTATACCTTTTAAAGCAACATGTATATCTCCTCCAAATGAAGGGCTAGGAAATATTTCTATATTTTCATCTTCAGCCTCTTCGGCTACTGAGGTAATAAGGTTAACGTTTACAGAAAGCACCCGACTAGGCCCTTGATTACAAGCGTTTATAGGCGTCACTTCAACTACATGGTCACCAGGAGTAGTCCAATCTACACGAATTGAAGGTGTACCCTGTCCACTAATGATTTCACCACCACTACCAATTGACCATTGATAATTGATATCCTGTTCACCTGTTATTTCATAATCAGCCTCCTGAAATCCTACCCTTACATTGCCCGATATTACTGAAGGTTGATCTGGTATGGTAATTACCCGGATGTCTTTCTGAGTTGTTGGACCTTGACCACAAGGGTTAATACTTGATACAGTAAGCCTTTGCTCATTTAAATTCGTCCATTCAATGGTTATGGCTGAAGTTCCTTGACCTTCTCTAACCACACCTCCTGTAGCTTCCCAAAAGTACTCTGTACCTGGAATGGAATCTACCATGTATTCTTCCAAGGTATTCACACATACCACACCTTCACCTTGGATGGTGGTTGTTTGTTTTGGTTCTTCCGAAACGATTACTTCCAAGGCGGTAGTTTCTCCATTCCCACAACTATTCTTACCTCTCACCATTACTGCATTCCTACCGGGAGTATCCCATCTAACCACAACTCTGGAACTACCTTGCCCTTGAATAACACTCCCCCCATCTACGCGCCAATCATACTCTTCACCATCTAATCCTAAGTCCTGAATTGAATAAATCTGTTGACTGAGACAAATATTATCTTCACCAAAAATAGTTGGAATCACATCAGGAACCTGACAGGTATATTGATAAAAAATTCCATTTTCTCCTACCACATACCCAACATTCAAATCCCCAAAGCTAATACCCGTAAAATTCTGAAAGGTGCCTGTTTCTAATTTCTCCCAAGAATCTCCCCCATCAAAAGTTCGGATAATCAATCCATTTTCACCTGTGATAAAACCTACGGACTCATCAAGAAAGGCTATATCAGATAAAGGCGTATTAAACCCTGTTTGTAAAGGCTCCCAATTGAGTCCTTTGTCCCTTGTTTTGAATACAGCACTGGAAGTACTTACTGCAATTGCTGTCACCTCATCTAATATTGCTATAGCTTTTAAATCAGCATTGCTTCCGATATTTACCTTTTCCCAATCAAAACCTCCATTAGAAGAAATTAAGACCAACCCCTTTTCACCAATTATAACTCCATCATTTTCATTGAAAAAAAACACGTCTTTTAAGTTGTAATTAGCCATACCTGAACTCACTGTCTGCCAATTTACCCCCTGATTTTCAGTAATTGTAATTAACCCTTGATCCCCAACCGCAATCCCTTTATTGAAATCAAAAAAGTAAAGTCCATTTACATTTTTATTCGTACCTGGATTTAAGGTAGTCCAGTTAGCGCCCGAATTTCTAGTCGAAATGATATTCCCATTATCCCCAGAGATAAATCCTATATTAGCGGAATTAAAAAACAAAGAATTAAATGGTAAGGAAATAGGCCGAGACCTATCGGTAAATCTATTTCCCCCATCGGAAGTTAATAAAATCAAACCATCATCTCCAACAACATATCCCTTCATGTCTGTTGTAAAGGCTACCCCTCTAAAATCACTAGCGGTGCCAGATAATCTTATGGACCAGCTCGACCCCGTATTATTGGAAGATATCACAACACCGCTAGAGGCTACTCCCAATACATTGTTTGTGTTCGGCCTTATTGATAGGCTTTCTATGTCTTGATCTGAACGAGGATTTACTTCTATAAAAGTAAGCCCTGCATTGGTCGTTCTTAATATTGTGCCTCCATCTCCACTAATCACTCCTATAAGAGGGTAGGAAGGATTAAAAACCACATCTGTTAGATCAGTATCAATACCACTATTAATAAATTGCCAGTTTAGGGCACCATCTTCTGTCTTAATAATGGCCCCCTGATCACCTACTGCATAACCAATAGTATCATTAATAAAATACAGTGAATTCAAAGAAACATCGAATCCTGAATCATACTTTTCCCAGGACTCGCCAGTATTTAAAGTTTTGAAAATTTCGGCATTTGAGCTAACTGCATAACCAAGCTCTGGGTCTACAAAAAATATTTTATTGATAATGGCTTCTGTAGGTAGGTTGGAAACAGTCCATGATTGTCCCGCATTAACTGAGCGGAGGACAAGACCATTTTCCCCACTAATCATCAGTCTATTCTCGTCGACATGTAATACTTTATTCAGCTTCAAATCGGCTGGAAAGCTGGGGGAGGTCCAACTTATCCCAGCATTTATAGTTTTAAAAATTTGACCATTTTCGCTTAACAATATACCATTTTGCTCATCAAAAAATGAGAGATCCATCACATCTAGTCGCATTGGGAGTTTCAGCTCAACCCAGCTAAGCCCCCCATCTATGGACTTGAGCAGAATGTTTTCACCACCTATGAAGCCAACATTTGTGTTTACCCATTTTATTGATTTGTAATCATTACCCCAATCTCCAACCCTTCTCCAACTTTGTCCAAATCCAATCTGGATAAGCAATAGGCCAAAAAAACATAAAAGTAAACCCCGCTTCATATAAATGCCTAAGTTTAAATAAATTATCCTTACAAAAATAATATATAATTCAGTATATAACAGGAAAAAGAAATTTAATACGCCAGCACCATCTGAAAGGCTTTTTTCATACTACAAAATTGAAATAATAGGACATAAAAAAAAGGGTGCATCCACCCTTTCTTCTTAATCCATAAATTCTTTAACCTAATCATCTATCTTTTCCACCCACTGCAATCATGGCACATCTGAAACCAATGTGATTAGAAGCTGAGTCTTGGTGCATAAATCTCCTGGTCCCAGGTGCCAACCAATAAGCTACATCTCTCCAAGAACCACCTTTATAAACTCTGTAATTGTCATCAATCAAAGTAGTTTGATAAGTGTCTTGCTCATCATTGGTTCCATCTTTTCTAATAGGGTTAAGGTCATCAAAATCCTGAAATGAAAGTGGTCGATAAACATCTTGAACCCATTCGTTCATGTTACCTGCCATATTGTATAGTCCAAAATCATTTGGAGGAAAATCATAAACATTGGTAGGGATAATTTCTCCATCATTGGATACACTACCAGATAATCCAGCATAATCACCTCTTCCTCTTTTGAAGTTGGCGAGAAAATCTCCTTGTCTTGATTTTCTTTTTATGTTGTATGGATTTCTTGGTCCTCTACCATCCCAAGGATAGATTCGCCCATTTTCCTGATTTTCATCCATATACTGGGTTCCAATCATTCCTTTAGCAGCAAATTCCCATTCCGCTTCATTAGGAAGCCTGTAATTAGGAAAAACAACGCCTCGCTCTATTAGCTGATCTAAGGTAAGTGGATCGGATTGTTCTTCGTCATCCTTTTTCTTCTTACCTCCAAAGTTTTTCTCCCTCTCCAACTCATTTACGTATAGGGTTCTCCAATGACTATAAGCATTGGCCTGAGTCCAACTAACACCTGCTACTGGATAAAAATTAAATCCAGGGTACCTAAAGTAATAAGTAGAATAAACATCATTGTAAGACATGGCATTGGCCCATACCTTTTCGTTTGGCTCAAGTTTCTGGAGCGAATCAGTACTGACACTGTCAGCAATATTGAAAAGAAACTCTTTATAATCCACATTGGTAACCTCCGTTTCATCCATGTAAAAAGAAGCGATAGTAACTGTTCGTTCTACATTGTCACGAAAACCCATGACATCTTGTTCCTGAGATCCCAAGACTGCCCTTCCTCCTTGGATAAAAACAAGCCTCGGCCCTATCACTTCTCTAGGAAGCCTAAAGACCTGAAATGCTGAATCTTCTTCATCAAAACTATATTTTGCTCCGGTTGATGCACTTATGCCTCCGGGATTGCTGGCAGTTCTTCTGGAAGTTTGATTTCCACAAGAAGACACCAAAAGCCCCAGTAATGCCACTGCAGCAAAAAAACTAAATTGAAAATTTTTATTCTCAAATTTCATGCGACAAGTTTTATGTTTTGCCTTATTAAAACGCTAATATATGACCAATAATATATTATACCAATATTCTCTTTCTTTCAAAACACCAGACAAAAACCATTTTTTATCCAATTCTTGTGAAATACTACAAAAATAATTGTACCACCTATATAATTCCCCACACGAAAAAATATCTGATTTGTAAAAAAAGGCCCCAAACAAAACTAATATTTTTACGCTAAGGTCCTCTTTATTAAACAAATCCCATTTTAAAACCACCCTCTATTTTACAAATAACATATCAGAAAGCCAATTTTTAGCCTTTTGAATATTATCGACCCCTTTGATTATAAGAATTAAACGATCTTTGGTTTCTTTTATTTTACAATTTCTGTTCTTCGATTGAATAAACTTAATAATATTCATAAAGATTGGAGAACTAAAATAAACATCTTTATCCGAAGAAACGAAGTAACACTTCATTTGTTCATTTTTCAGGGCAAGTTTTTCAAACCCAAGTTTCTCAGCCATCCATCTTAACTCTACCGTCTCAAATAAAGCCTGTACTCTTTCCGGAATGGTACCAAATCTGTCCTTTATCTCCTCTCTAAATTCATTAAGCGCCTTTTCTTCTTTTATATCATCCAATTTAGAATACAAACTTAACCGCTCAGAAATATTACTCACATAACTCTCTGGGATAAGTAACTCCATATCTGTCTCAATCACACAGTCCTGCACCAATGGAGCAACAGTCTGTTTTAGGTCATTTTCAAATAGTGCGGCAAATTCTGTCTGCTTGAGCTCCTGAACCGCATCATCAAGAATTTTGTGATACATTTCAAATCCCAAATCAGAAATAAACCCACTTTGTTCAGCTCCTAAAAGGTTTCCTGCTCCACGGATATCCAAATCTCTCATTGCCACTTTAAATCCATCTCCAAGATCAGAAAATTCTTCCATCGCCTGAAGCCTTTTTCTGGTTTCTACGGTTAACGTTGAAGTGGGCGGAGTGAGCAGGTAACAGAAAGCTTTTTTGTTGCTTCTCCCTACTCTACCTCTCATCTGGTGCAAGTCACTCATACCAAACATGTGTGCCCTATTGATGATAATCGTATTGGCATTTGGTATATCCAGCCCTGACTCAATAATATTGGTAGAGACCAATACATCATAAGCTCCATCGATAAAGTCCACCATGATTTTTTCCAACTTTTTACCGTCCATCTGCCCATGAGCTCCTACCACCTTGGCATCTGGCACCAACTTCAATATCAAATTGGCAATTGAGTCAATTTCCATAACTCGGTTATGGACAAAAAAGACCTGACCACCACGGCGAAGTTCATTGGATATCGCATCTCTAATGATTTCTTCTCTAAAGGTATATATTTCTGTAGTTACAGGCTGTCGGTTTGGCGGAGGAGTAGCGATTACCGACAGGTCTCTAGCCCCCATTAATGAAAAATGAAGGGTTCGGGGAATAGGAGTAGCTGTCAATGTAAGCACGTCTACATTTACCCTAAGTTGCTTCAATTGATCCTTGACCTTTACCCCAAACTTCTGTTCCTCATCAATGACCAATAAGCCAAGATCTTTAAACTTCATTGCCTTGTTCACTATCTTATGGGTCCCGATAAGAATGTCTATTTCTCCATTGCCTACTTTTTCAATGATCTCTTTTACTTCTTTGGCGGTTCTAAACCGGTTAATAAAATCTATGGAAACGGGAAAATTTTCCAGACGCTCTTTAAATGTCTGGTAATGCTGCATGGCTAAAATTGTAGTCGGCACCAATACCGCTACTTGCTTCCTGTCATTTACGGCCTTGAATACTGCTCTTACGGCTACCTCGGTTTTACCAAACCCAACATCCCCACAAACTAGCCTATCCATAGGGTAAGGCTTCTCCATGTCATCTTTTACATCCGATGTGGCCGAAGCTTGATCAGGAGTATCTTCGTATATAAAAGAACTTTCCAGTTCTACTTGTAATACACTATCTGTAGAAAATTGATGTCCCGAAGCTGTCTTGCGTTGAGAATAAAGTTTAATTAAATCCTTTGCAATATCCTTGACTTTATTTTTAACCCGTTTCTTTTTGTTCTCCCACTCCTGAGTACCCAATTTGGACATTATAGGCATGGTACCTTCCTGACTGCTATACTTAGAGATTTTATGTAAAGAGTGAATATTGACATAAAGCAGGTCATCATCTCTAAAGACTAAACGGATGGCTTCTTGCATTTTCCCTGTGACCTCTACCTTTTCCAAACCTGCAAACCGCCCTATTCCATAGTCAACATGGACAATATAATCTCCAGGATGAAGATTTTTTATTTCTTTTAGTGTAAGTGCCTTAGATTTGGAAGTGGTTTTTGTGGACTTGTATCTGTAGAACCTTTCGAAAATTTGATGGTCCGTATAGCAAGCCAACTTCAATGAGTCATCCACAAAACCTTCCTTAAGATTAATTGGTAATGTCTGAACCTTCAAAGTGGGATCCAACTCATGAAAAATATTAACCAGACGACCTATTTGCTTCTCACTTTCCGAACAAATAATATTGGTAATCCCTTTGGCTCTGTTTTCATTAAGGTTTTGGACTAAGAGGTCAAATTGTTTGTTGAAAGATGGCTGAGGATGTCCCTGAAATTGGAATTCTGGCACGTCTTTCCATTCAAAGACATGTCCAAAAGCCAGTAAGGTAAAAGATGATAATTGGGCCTCAAACGCACTCGTATCCAAAAACAGCTTCTCTGGTGGCATAAGTAAAGCACCACTTTCTCCTATCTTATCGTAATACTGACAAGCTTTTTCAAATAGCCCCTGTATTACATTTGTAGAGTTTTTATAATTTTTAATCCAAAAACAGGTTCCTTCAGGAAAAAAGTCCATAATTGGCTGCCGACTTTCCTGTTCCATCTTCGTTTGGATATTCGGCAGAATACTAATCTCCTCAACACTGCCAGTGGACAACTGTGTTTCTGGATCAAAGGTCCTTATGCTGTCTATTTCTTTACCGAAAAGTTCCAGACGAAAAGGCATATCATTGGCATAAGAGTAAATGTCAATGATTCCACCTCTAACGGCAAATTGCCCTGCCTCGTATACAAAATCAGATTTCTCAAAGCCGTAGGTACTTAATAGCTCCTCTATAAATGAAAGGTCCACTTTCTCACCTACCTTAACAGCAAAGGTGTTTTCTTTTAAGCTCTTTTTATTAATAACCTTTTCATAAATGGCCTCAGGAGAAGTGATAAGCACCTTTCCCTCAGACATTGAGCCCGACAGCTTGTTGAGAATCTCTGCCCGCATCAATACATTGGCATTCTCAACTTCATCATAATGATATGGCCTTTTATAACTAGCTGGAAAAAGATAGGCGGCTTCTCCAGTAAAGGTTTGCCAATCACTCGCTAAATAGGCTGCCTCTTCGCTATCATTGCCTAACACAACATGAAAGCCACCTCTTACTTTCGATATAGCATGAACGATTAGCATGTCCATACTCCCTGAAAGCCCTTTAACATTCATTCTTGAATGCTCACCAGAACCAATGCTTAATCCAAGATTTCTTACAAATGGATCATCTGTATAAAGTGATAAAAACGACTGCTTGTCCAACTACTATTCTAATTTAGTGTAGAACCCTAGATAGGCTGATTCTTTTCTTTGCTAGGCTTTCGCCTGCGCTCTGAAAAACCAAACTCGGGTTGAAAATAAGTGTTTG
Protein-coding sequences here:
- the gldJ gene encoding gliding motility lipoprotein GldJ translates to MKFENKNFQFSFFAAVALLGLLVSSCGNQTSRRTASNPGGISASTGAKYSFDEEDSAFQVFRLPREVIGPRLVFIQGGRAVLGSQEQDVMGFRDNVERTVTIASFYMDETEVTNVDYKEFLFNIADSVSTDSLQKLEPNEKVWANAMSYNDVYSTYYFRYPGFNFYPVAGVSWTQANAYSHWRTLYVNELEREKNFGGKKKKDDEEQSDPLTLDQLIERGVVFPNYRLPNEAEWEFAAKGMIGTQYMDENQENGRIYPWDGRGPRNPYNIKRKSRQGDFLANFKRGRGDYAGLSGSVSNDGEIIPTNVYDFPPNDFGLYNMAGNMNEWVQDVYRPLSFQDFDDLNPIRKDGTNDEQDTYQTTLIDDNYRVYKGGSWRDVAYWLAPGTRRFMHQDSASNHIGFRCAMIAVGGKDR
- the mfd gene encoding transcription-repair coupling factor produces the protein MDKQSFLSLYTDDPFVRNLGLSIGSGEHSRMNVKGLSGSMDMLIVHAISKVRGGFHVVLGNDSEEAAYLASDWQTFTGEAAYLFPASYKRPYHYDEVENANVLMRAEILNKLSGSMSEGKVLITSPEAIYEKVINKKSLKENTFAVKVGEKVDLSFIEELLSTYGFEKSDFVYEAGQFAVRGGIIDIYSYANDMPFRLELFGKEIDSIRTFDPETQLSTGSVEEISILPNIQTKMEQESRQPIMDFFPEGTCFWIKNYKNSTNVIQGLFEKACQYYDKIGESGALLMPPEKLFLDTSAFEAQLSSFTLLAFGHVFEWKDVPEFQFQGHPQPSFNKQFDLLVQNLNENRAKGITNIICSESEKQIGRLVNIFHELDPTLKVQTLPINLKEGFVDDSLKLACYTDHQIFERFYRYKSTKTTSKSKALTLKEIKNLHPGDYIVHVDYGIGRFAGLEKVEVTGKMQEAIRLVFRDDDLLYVNIHSLHKISKYSSQEGTMPIMSKLGTQEWENKKKRVKNKVKDIAKDLIKLYSQRKTASGHQFSTDSVLQVELESSFIYEDTPDQASATSDVKDDMEKPYPMDRLVCGDVGFGKTEVAVRAVFKAVNDRKQVAVLVPTTILAMQHYQTFKERLENFPVSIDFINRFRTAKEVKEIIEKVGNGEIDILIGTHKIVNKAMKFKDLGLLVIDEEQKFGVKVKDQLKQLRVNVDVLTLTATPIPRTLHFSLMGARDLSVIATPPPNRQPVTTEIYTFREEIIRDAISNELRRGGQVFFVHNRVMEIDSIANLILKLVPDAKVVGAHGQMDGKKLEKIMVDFIDGAYDVLVSTNIIESGLDIPNANTIIINRAHMFGMSDLHQMRGRVGRSNKKAFCYLLTPPTSTLTVETRKRLQAMEEFSDLGDGFKVAMRDLDIRGAGNLLGAEQSGFISDLGFEMYHKILDDAVQELKQTEFAALFENDLKQTVAPLVQDCVIETDMELLIPESYVSNISERLSLYSKLDDIKEEKALNEFREEIKDRFGTIPERVQALFETVELRWMAEKLGFEKLALKNEQMKCYFVSSDKDVYFSSPIFMNIIKFIQSKNRNCKIKETKDRLILIIKGVDNIQKAKNWLSDMLFVK